Genomic segment of Corythoichthys intestinalis isolate RoL2023-P3 chromosome 7, ASM3026506v1, whole genome shotgun sequence:
ACACACAGCGGATGAGGAAAACAAAGTTTTAATTGAAAGGCCTCTAACATTTTTTGGAATAAGGTCATAATATTACTGAGGGGCTGggacttaaaatgttttgacAGTTATACAGGGAATAAAAAGTTAGTCCCCTGTAACCCAAATATTTGATTGAATCTAAGTTTGAAAGAAAAAGTATTGACATTGATGACAAAAGGCAATTTGACAGAAAAAGACTACAATTTTTACGAGAATTGAAAAGAACGAAAAGaaaccattttaaaatataaaattaacCAACCGTAGACTCTTGGAGCGTCCCTGGACACCCTCCAGCTGCTCGATGTTGGCGCTCAGTCGGTGGATTTCTGCCTCGAGCTCCTTCTGCGTCGTCTCCACCTCACGGCAGAGCTGAGCAAAGGTGGTAGCCATCTCTCTGGTAACAAAgatattcagtgtttatttctACTATCAGCCTCAAAAACACAGCTCACCATTTCAACATTGTCTGGATTTTCCAATAAGTTGTACAATTTGTAAGTCATATTAACCTTTTATAGGGCATTTTACTCATTTCCACAACTGAATACCAAATGTTAGTTTGGCCTTCATGACGCAAAATGTATGCGAACGTCAGGCCTTCATGAGGTtaggtttttttctttgaaatgacctaaaagtcacttgccctatacagTTTGTTGGGGGGGAGCATTGACACTATTTTGGTTGGTCCCAACAACCTAGTATTTGACGAGtgtgtatacttttttttttttttttttaattgcttttacTTACTGCTGCACTTGGTGGCTACAGTTGGCACTGGTGATGCTGACAATGAGCTGCAACTTCTCAGTGGCATAGTCCACAAATTGACGCTTCAAGCTACGCTCCTTGGCCTTAGTGGTCCACGTGAGGCGTTCGTAGAGGTACAGCAAGCCATATAAGGAGCCCATCAAGCCGATCAGCCTCCAACCCAATGTCCTCCACACCtcaacacacatgcacaccGCGACTGTTATGAAAATAGCTTAGGATGAAAAGGGGGCTCACTgtttaaatgttaatttttggaaACAACAGACCACTCCTCCGACGACAATAGCGCTCATTGACATGCGGGAGGTGAGGGATGCGGCGTTGGTTGCCATGGCGACCATAAGGTCTTCTTGTGTCATGAGGGCTGTCTCCTGGTTGGCCGGCGCGACTGACGGGGGTCCCGAGGAGGGTGTTGTGGCCGGGGGCAGAGCTGGTAGAGAGGCCTGATGGATGTGGAAGTGATATGAAGAATAATGTttcttaggcctgaacgatattgggaaaaactattgctgcgattttttttgggtttgcgatatattgcgatattatattgcgatattaaaaaacatttatatatatttttttcaagatattttcacaagatgacttaaatagctgtttggaaagactttagatcaccacagtgtacagtcatcccttgttttttgcggttaacggggaccagaacccgccgtgataagtgaaaaaccgcgaagtagcccacccccccattttaattttttttttgtgtgtgtgttttttgtgcccaatgtatttattcagatttagcattggaaagagatacatacaggttgacccaaaaaaaaatttacactcagttgactgcttgtttaaaagccattgaaacatatctaaataggttgtcatgcttaagtgattcattaaggtcactcaatgcagctggtaatctctcgtctgtacaattcctgtgcttctgctgaaaatgaagaaaactttagctgtacctgaattgctgcgtgccggtctgacacctactgagattacagcaaatctgagaatatccagatgtgcagtctacaaagttaaaaagaagctgaaagatattggaacagcctcacgaaaacctgggtctggaagtgccgatctgtgccgaccaaaaagttgatcgacaaggtgatatgtggccaccccagaatccagatctcaatcccctggattatagcatatgggcaactgtggaggacagtgcctgtaagaagccacaaactgctgtggcagccttggagaggtccattgttagatcttgggaaaagatgacagcatcctacataaagaagcgttccgcaggcgcctggaggctgttgtgacacttaagggaggacacattgaaaaatagagtgtactgtacatgttctttacaataatgtataatttgtgattcaattctaattctaagatgaataaacatggcatttaagttgtattatggcagtgtaaacttttttttgggtcaccgtgtataagacatgtttttttctcaccccccccccccaaagtgatttaaaaaatgtataaaaataaatggtttttaagcacttcaaatttcataattatgataagttttaaacataactgtccaaccaaatcatttttgaacaagaataaagtactgtagcagataaatgcttggctttattaaatgcttctgtttatctactttagctgtgatcgttgaagtgacatgtagaaatttcaaactcctcatgatcacttctggcatttaaatgtctccaacgtccccacagtacacacattcattccagcgcggcttccttccaactgtttaacaagttcaacgatgattgacagatgcccgtgtgaagtctgcttctttggccagatcaaagccattgttgtgccgcagtgactgagaggatcaaaaggctgggagagggagggtaggaggctgtgcgcagaccagaaagtgaggcgtatgtggatcaaaaaaaagaaaaagtatcgcacgtgcttgcgatgggactattgcgcacacgcacatcgcgatggcgatgtttaaacgatatatcgttcaggcttagtttCAATCTACATTTCTACTAAGCTCAAAAATAAACTTATGTATGTAAACGTCAGAATGCATCCAATTTTTCATCTCCAAGCCCCACAATACCTGCAGTTTCTGGTCCACTAGTTTGAGTGCTCTCTCAGCGTTGACAGGGCCCAGGAAACGGTGCACCAATGCCGTCCAGCCAAAAGAAAAGCGAAACTCTATGTCCTCCTGGAAGTCGCTGCACAGCGAGGCGCAGTTGAGGTTGTAACTTAGGTCCAACTTCCTGTTGGGCCCCAGCATGTGGATTTGGTTCTGGCTGGCGGAGGGCAGCAAAGGCATCATGCTATCTGTAGATCGTAGAGGAGACGAAGAAGAGAAGTACAATGTATGCTTTATTGAGTGGAATTTCTCCGCTTGGGTGCCATATGCATAAAAATTCAAGTAACAGGTGGGGGCCACTTCACTTGGTGTTTTTAAGAAACCACCCAATTCAACAAGTTGcaagttaactcattcactaccctTGATGACAATAGGTTTCCAAGCAATTTAAACAGAGTTGGCAGTGATCAATCCCTGTACCGGTCATAAATCTCTGAATTGACTGGACGGAGGCGTTGACTGCATCTGAGCAGCGGAAAGCCAGATTCTTTCCCATTCCCTCTTCCACGTGACACAGTAGCTCCTGTCAAAAAACAGGATTCAACACCAGCCGTAATTCATCACGAAATATTGCACGTTAACTCAAGGTAAAAGTGTTCGCTTCTTACAGACTTGTAGAGATTGAGGACGTGAGGCGAGGGGTGGAAGTCTGCATGGAACTCGTCCACAATCACATGCAGACGGCAGATCTCCTCACCCATGGCGTTGGACACCTCAAGTAGGGACAAAGTCAGCGCAACACAACTCACAGCAGGGAAGAAACAGATTATGTTTATGCATGGTGTTTGCAAACTGACAAAATGCGTTTGGCTTGTGCCACCAGATAAAGTTTCCCcaaaaatgtttccatttttgttaaTTTGTCGTTTAGAAAAATCCAAATTATTCAAGCAATTTGAgtggttgttgtccaacatattGAAAACAATTTAGCTTTTGCAAAATCTTTTCAACGGACACGTCCATCAAACTACTTTCTTAGAGGGAAAAGCCTGGCTGGAGATTTGTTAGCCAATTCAACGCATAGGTACACATGACATCATGGTTATCTTATTGGCTACCAGtcatctatcattgtcaatagcATTGACTGAAACATGTTCAAAATTACCTTTGACTCCACATCCTCACTGATGGCCTTGATCTTCTTATTGATGTCTTCAATCAGCAGTCTGAGCTGATTCCTCACAAAATCCAGCCGGTCTATTTGATATTCCCTGTCCTCCAGTGCTGCCACTCTAAACCCCCATCCAACAGGCAGCCATTTTAGACACTCATCAAAGATGTAATCAGACAACTGCTAGCCCACCTGAATTTCCCCATTCTCATCTCTCCAAACCACAGCTACCCGATCAAAATTGACGTGAGCGACTCACCTCTTCTCTGCCGCCTCGATGTTGATGATGTCCATGACGCACTGGACTTTTTCTGTGATCTGCTTGGCCCTGATTGTGTGCTGCTCAAACTTTGTTTTCACTGCTGACTGCGAGATACACTCCTGCGAGGCCATAACACACGCACGTTACTGTGACGTTTGTCGGGGCGTTCCATGGAAGGTGGAAAAAAGGACGAGACACACATACACCTGCTGCCTTTTAACTTAAAAGAAGGCCAAATGAAGGTGTGTAAATTACAGCAGCAGAGTGTGCATCTCACAAACAGGCGC
This window contains:
- the mfn1b gene encoding mitofusin-1b is translated as MAAAPLLRRTDSARGDFSPLKHFVVAKKTITDLFEQLLNYVTETCEFVEETCGNKAMEKIASLDQKLEIQAYADKLAVIKDVLARRHMKVAFFGRTSNGKSTVVNAMLRDRVLPSGIGHTTNCFLSVEGTDEDKAFLKTEGSEEEKSIKTVNQLAHALHMDESLDAGCLVRVFWPKTKCALLRDDLVLVDSPGTDVTPELDSWIDKFCLDADVFVLVANSESTLMNTEKHFFHKVNERLSKPNIFILNNRWDASANEPEYMEDVRKQHTDRCVDFLVEELKVVDREQAPNRIFFVSAKEVLNSRMQRAQGMPETGGALAEGFQERLKEFQCFERRFEECISQSAVKTKFEQHTIRAKQITEKVQCVMDIINIEAAEKRVAALEDREYQIDRLDFVRNQLRLLIEDINKKIKAISEDVESKVSNAMGEEICRLHVIVDEFHADFHPSPHVLNLYKSELLCHVEEGMGKNLAFRCSDAVNASVQSIQRFMTDSMMPLLPSASQNQIHMLGPNRKLDLSYNLNCASLCSDFQEDIEFRFSFGWTALVHRFLGPVNAERALKLVDQKLQASLPALPPATTPSSGPPSVAPANQETALMTQEDLMVAMATNAASLTSRMSMSAIVVGGVVWRTLGWRLIGLMGSLYGLLYLYERLTWTTKAKERSLKRQFVDYATEKLQLIVSITSANCSHQVQQEMATTFAQLCREVETTQKELEAEIHRLSANIEQLEGVQGRSKSLRHKASELEKQLETFTKQYLQPQH